In the Arachis hypogaea cultivar Tifrunner chromosome 20, arahy.Tifrunner.gnm2.J5K5, whole genome shotgun sequence genome, gaccCCATCAGGGAGCCAGACGTGCTCCCAGAACCAGGTTGTTCTGCCGTTCCCAACCTCCATTGATAGGCCTCTGATCATCGTCTCTCTAACTTGTGGCTCTCTTATTTGAAGCTGATAGATATCCTTCCAAGGACCCCCTCTTTTGGGAACAGGTTGCCCATGCAGCATCTCAGAAGGATTCATGCTATTACAAGAACAAACCACTTTCTTCCAAAGGGGGCACTCCTCTTTCgaaaaccgccaccaccacttaaacagaagAGCAGTATTCCGAAGCACTGCATCTCCTACTCCCAAACCACCCACCTTTTTAAGCGCCATTACTCCCTCCCACCTCACTAGTGGCATCCCCATCCTCCCATCCTCTTTACTCCACAAGAATCGACGTTGTAAGGAAATCAATTTCTCTGCTACTGCCTTTGGCATCTTGTACAAGCTCAGATAGTATATAGGCAAGCTATTAAGGACAGATTTTATGAGCACCAGCTTACCCGCCTTATTGAGTGTCTTTGCTTTTCACAGGCTCAGTTTGTCTTCCACCTTATTAATCACTGGTTGCCACGTTTTCACAAGCCTCGGATTCGCTCCCAATGAGATGCCCAAGTACCGAACAGGGAGGGCTGCCTCCTTACAATCCAGCAAGCAACATATCTTCCGCGTCCATAGCTGTTCACAGTTAACCGGAATGAAACTtgacttctcaaaattaatactCAACCCCGACATCAGCTCAAAGCACCGCAGTAGACGCTTGTAATTCTTTATGGTCGCTTCCTCTGGAGGGCAAAAAAGAATAGTATCGTCTGCAAACTGTAAGTGTGACAACTCAATGTTATCCCGTCCAACCAAGAGCGGAAGTATACGGCCATTCCTCACCGCCTCTCCGATCATTCGATGAAGAACATCAACAACTAACACAAACAGAAAGGGCGATAAAGGGTCTCCTTGTCGTAACCCCCTTTCCATTTTGAAAGGCTTAGTGGGAGCTCCATTGATAAGAACTGACATGGACGCAGAACATACACACCCCTTGATCCACCTCCGCCAACGATATCCAAAACCCATCTTCTGCAGAACGATATCGACAAAACTCCATTTGACCCGATCATACGCCTTCTGAAAATCCAGTTTAATAATTGCAGAGCTTCGTCTTCTGGACTTTAGCCAATGCACAGTTTCACACGCTATCAAAGCCTCGTCGTGGATTTTCCTGCCCTGCACAAAAGCACTTTGAGTCTCGCCTACTAAACCTGGCATCACATGTCGCATCCTTTGAACCATCACCTTAGATATGACCTTATAAACGTACCCCACCATACTAATCGGCCGAAGATCTTTTATCTCTGTAGCTCCGACGAACTTCGGTGCCAGCGCCACCCAAGTGACGTTCGAGTCCCTAGGTAGCATAGCTGATTGGAAGAACCCCAACACTGCTTCCGTGAATTCCCTCCCAATCTCTGCCTAACACTTTTTTATGAAATTCATGTTATACCCATCACTACCAGGAGCTTTTGAAGACCCATAATCCCACACTGCAGCCTTTATTTCTTCTACACTTGACATCAACTCCAGCTCTGCTGCCTCCTCCCCAATTATTCGCCTAATCAGCCCATCCCGGATCCCAATATTAGGTGAAGGTTCCTGGTGATACAACTCTTTATAGAAATCTCTTATAGCTACCTTGATCCGTGCTTGATTCCTTACTACTCTCCCATGGATCCGTAAGGCTTCAATTCGATTGTTCTCCTACGAGCCGATGCGAGATTATGAAAGTATCTAGTGTTTTTATCCATCTCCTTAGCATTCCTAGACCGTGACATCTGCTTCCAGTGGATTTCCTTTCTGATATACCATTTCTTACAAGAGCTCACAAGCGCCTTCCTTCTCGCCTCCATTGTTCCATCATATACTCCATGACTCACCATATCATCTACCTTCCTGATCTCCTCCTCAAACTTGTTAATCCTTATGTCCAGATCACCAAACTGCTCTCTATGCCATCTCCCCAGTGGGGCCGTCATAGCCTTCAATTTATCCATGAACTGAATCTCCCTGAGACTCCTCCATTCCTCCTTTACCATCCTCAAAAACCCATCGTGAGTAAACCATGAATCCAGGCTCCGAAACGGTCTCGGCTCCCCTCCCAACCTAGTTACGTTCATAATCATTGGACAATGGTCTGACAGCCCTCTTGGACTTCCTTGTAACCTTGTTTTAGGAAATTCTTCCAACCATTCCAAACTAACCAAGACCCTGTCAATACGACTACATGATTGGCCCCGGAACCATGTGAACCGCCTATCAGATAAAACTAGATCCATCAGCTCCATATCATGAACCCAAGATTTAAACTCTGCTACAGACCATGGCAGAGACGTGGCCCCCAGTCGTTCTTCCACTTGGACAATCTCGTTAAAATCCCCCATAAAACAGAACAGTACCTGGCATAAGCCGGACAAGAAGCTTAGCTCTTCCCACACTACAAGCTTTTCCTCCCTATCATGTTCACCATACACCAAACAGAACGCACACCGAAAATTATTCTTTAACAACACTCCATCCACACATAGCCACCTAGCTCCTTTATAGCAACTACTTAAGTTAAAAACCGTGCTATCCCACATCAATAACAGGCCGCCAGAAGCACCTTCTGCCTCCACAAACTCCCAACCCACTCCATCATTACCCCACAACTGCACAACCTCAAATTTAGTCATCACCTCTTTCTTTGTCTCTATTAAGCCTAGCACATGCACATTGAActtctttctaaaatttttgacCATACTCAATTTTTCAGTCCCCGCCAACCCCCGAACATTCCAGGATGCAAAAGTCATTTTAAAACAGTAGTACAcacctattttctattttttggacgACTTCTTCTagccttttctttctgtttagcCAGCTTCTTCCTCAAAGCGATCTTCTCATTCTGTGCCTGGAATATCGCCATTATATCCTCTTCCTCATCATAAGGCAGCGCTCCAGATTCCACCGCCAGGGTCCAAGCATTTctattttcttgtatttcttctgCTCTTTTGGTGCCAGACGTTTCCGAATCACCGTCGCTTTCTTCAACATGTGGGTCAGGCTCGAAACCTGCCAGCAATACTCCCTCCCCCGATCCCTCTGTCACCAACGTCACCGACAGACTGGCCGCTGCACCGGTAACTGGGTCAGCCGCTGCA is a window encoding:
- the LOC112786056 gene encoding uncharacterized protein — protein: MTFASWNVRGLAGTEKLSMVKNFRKKFNVHVLGLIETKKEVMTKFEVVQLWGNDGVGWEFVEAEGASGGLLLMWDSTVFNLSSCYKGARWLCVDGVLLKNNFRCAFCLVYGEHDREEKLVVWEELSFLSGLCQVLFCFMGDFNEIVQVEERLGATSLPWSVAEFKSWVHDMELMDLVLSDRRFTWFRGQSCSRIDRVLVSLEWLEEFPKTRLQGSPRGLSDHCPMIMNVTRLGGEPRPFRSLDSWFTHDGFLRMVKEEWRSLREIQFMDKLKAMTAPLGRWHREQFGDLDIRINKFEEEIRKVDDMVSHGVYDGTMEARRKALVSSCKKWYIRKEIHWKQMSRSRNAKEMDKNTRYFHNLASARRRTIELKPYGSMGE